Proteins from one Rosa chinensis cultivar Old Blush chromosome 7, RchiOBHm-V2, whole genome shotgun sequence genomic window:
- the LOC112176080 gene encoding probable copper-transporting ATPase HMA5 isoform X2: protein MTCTSCSSTVESALQAVHGVQKAQVALATEEADVHYDPKIVSCNQLMVAIEDTGFEAILINSGEDMSKIDLKVDGVRTNHSMRILEQSLQALPGVQGVDIHHDDRKISLSYKPDMTGPRNFINVIETTGSRRFRAKIYPGGGAGRENHRKEEIQQYYRVFLWSLIFTIPVFLTSMVFMYIPGLKPGLDKKVVNMLSIGELVRWILSTPVQFIIGRRFYTGAYKSLRHGSANMDVLIALGTNAAYFYSVYSVLRAATSPHFKGTDFFETSAMLISFILLGKYLEVLAKGKTSDAIAKLMDLAPETATLLTLDEEGNILGEEEIDGRLIQKNDVIKIIPGAKVASDGYVIWGQSHVNESMITGEARPVAKRKGDTVIGGTVNENGVLHIKATRVGSESSLAQIVRLVESAQMAKAPVQKFADRISKFFVPLVIMLSFSTWLSWFLAGKFHGYPKSWIPKSMDSFQLALQFGISVMVIACPCALGLATPTAVMVGTGVGASQGVLIKGGQALESAHKVDCIVFDKTGTLTIGKPLVVNTRLLKNMVLQEFYELVAAAEVNSEHPLAKAIVEYAKKFREDEENPAGPEAHDFASITGHGVKAIVRGREIIVGNKSLMVDQNIAVPLDAEDYLAEAEGLAQTGILVAIDGEVAGVLAVSDPLKPGAQEVITILKSMNVRSIMVTGDNWGTANSIANEVGIDTVIAESKPDQKADKVKELQASGYTVATVGDGINDSPALVAADVGMAIGAGTDIAIEAADIVLMKSNLEDVITAIDLSRKTFTRIRLNYIWALGYNVLGIPIAAGVLFPSTGFRLPPWIAGAAMAASSVSVVCCSLLLKNYKRPKELNNLEVRGIVIE, encoded by the exons ATGACTTGCACTTCTTGCTCTTCCACTGTTGAATCAGCTTTGCAGGCAGTTCATGGTGTACAAAAAGCCCAAGTTGCCTTAGCAACTGAAGAAGCAGATGTCCACTATGATCCAAAGATAGTGAGCTGCAATCAGCTGATGGTAGCCATTGAAGACACTGGATTCGAAGCCATACTTATTAATTCAGGTGAAGACATGAGCAAGATAGATCTTAAAGTTGACGGTGTAAGGACCAATCATTCAATGAGAATACTTGAACAGTCTCTTCAAGCACTCCCTGGGGTGCAAGGTGTAGACATACATCATGATGACAGAAAAATTTCCCTGTCTTACAAGCCAGATATGACAGGGCCCCGAAATTTCATCAATGTGATTGAAACAACTGGATCCAGGCGTTTCAGGGCAAAAATTTATCCAGGCGGTGGAGCAGGAAGAGAAAATCATAGGAAGGAGGAAATTCAGCAGTACTACAGAGTCTTTCTCTGGAGTTTGATTTTCACCATTCCAGTATTTTTAACCTCCATGGTCTTCATGTACATCCCTGGACTTAAGCCTGGCTTAGACAAGAAAGTAGTAAATATGCTCAGCATTGGGGAGCTTGTAAGGTGGATTCTGTCTACTCCGGTGCAGTTCATCATAGGCCGGAGGTTCTATACTGGGGCATACAAGTCATTGCGCCATGGTTCTGCTAATATGGATGTGTTAATTGCCTTGGGAACAAATGCAGCATATTTCTATTCAGTCTACTCCGTACTGAGAGCTGCCACCTCCCCACATTTTAAGGGTACAGATTTCTTTGAGACTAGTGCAATGCTAATCTCATTCATTCTCTTAGGGAAGTACCTAGAGGTGTTAGCTAAGGGGAAGACATCTGATGCTATTGCCAAACTGATGGATTTGGCACCTGAAACAGCCACTTTGTTGACTCTAGACGAAGAAGGAAACATTTTAGgtgaagaagaaattgatggTCGGTTGATACAAAAGAACGATGTCATCAAAATTATTCCAGGGGCGAAGGTAGCTTCGGATGGTTATGTGATATGGGGACAAAGCCATGTAAATGAGAGTATGATAACAGGAGAAGCGCGTCCAGTGGCAAAAAGGAAGGGTGATACAGTCATTGGAGGTACTGTAAATGAAAATGGTGTGTTGCATATCAAGGCAACACGGGTTGGATCAGAAAGTTCCCTCGCGCAGATTGTACGGCTTGTTGAGTCAGCTCAGATGGCAAAAGCTCCTGTTCAGAAGTTTGCTGACCGCATTTCTAAATTCTTTGTGCCACTG GTGATCATGCTTTCATTCTCTACCTGGCTTTCATGGTTTTTGGCTGGAAAATTCCATGGCTACCCAAAATCTTGGATACCGAAGTCCATGGATAGCTTTCAGCTTGCTCTCCAGTTTGGGATCTCTGTCATGGTTATTGCATGCCCTTGTGCTCTAGGCCTAGCAACTCCTACTGCTGTCATGGTTGGTACTGGAGTCGGTGCATCCCAAGGTGTACTGATCAAAGGAGGTCAAGCATTAGAAAGTGCACATAAG GTGGACTGCATTGTGTTCGACAAGACAGGGACTCTTACAATTGGGAAGCCACTGGTTGTTAACACACGACTCCTGAAAAATATGGTGCTTCAAGAATTCTATGAACTTGTTGCTGCAGCAGAG GTTAACAGTGAACACCCCTTGGCCAAGGCCATTGTTGAGTATGCCAAAAAATTcagagaagatgaagagaatCCAGCCGGGCCAGAAGCGCATGACTTTGCCTCCATTACTGGTCACGGGGTGAAGGCTATTGTTCGGGGCAGGGAAATAATTGTGGGGAACAAGAGCTTGATGGTGGACCAGAACATTGCAGTTCCACTCGATGCAGAAGACTACCTAGCAGAAGCTGAAGGGCTGGCTCAAACTGGAATTCTAGTAGCCATAGATGGAGAAGTGGCCGGAGTTCTAGCAGTATCTGATCCACTGAAACCAGGTGCTCAAGAAGTAATTACCATACTCAAGTCAATGAATGTTAGAAGCATAATGGTGACAGGTGACAATTGGGGAACTGCAAATTCTATTGCCAATGAAGTTGGTATTGATACTGTTATAGCCGAATCGAAACCTGACCAGAAAGCAGATAAAGTGAAGGAATTGCAG GCTTCAGGCTACACTGTGGCGACGGTGGGAGATGGCATCAATGACTCACCAGCACTTGTGGCGGCAGATGTAGGAATGGCAATTGGTGCTGGCACTGACATTGCAATTGAGGCAGCAGACATTGTGCTAATGAAGAGCAACTTGGAGGATGTGATAACTGCCATTGATCTTTCAAGGAAAACCTTCACCCGTATTCGTTTGAACTACATTTGGGCTTTGGGATATAATGTGCTTGGGATCCCAATAGCTGCAGGAGTTCTCTTCCCATCCACTGGATTTCGCTTACCCCCTTGGATTGCTGGAGCTGCAATGGCTGCTTCTTCTGTCAGTGTTGTTTGCTGTTCATTGTTGTTGAAGAACTATAAGAGACCCAAGGAGCTGAATAACCTTGAGGTGCGTGGAATAGTGATCGAGTGA
- the LOC112176080 gene encoding probable copper-transporting ATPase HMA5 isoform X1, giving the protein MRSLKMADRGGSDLSPRPHYPSMPKIPKGVVTEETTMVVGTESKAVFSVIGMTCSACAGSVEKAVKRLPGIREAVVDVLNNRAQVMFFPNFVNAETIRETIEDVGFQATLIADEGNEKPTLVCRIRIKGMTCTSCSSTVESALQAVHGVQKAQVALATEEADVHYDPKIVSCNQLMVAIEDTGFEAILINSGEDMSKIDLKVDGVRTNHSMRILEQSLQALPGVQGVDIHHDDRKISLSYKPDMTGPRNFINVIETTGSRRFRAKIYPGGGAGRENHRKEEIQQYYRVFLWSLIFTIPVFLTSMVFMYIPGLKPGLDKKVVNMLSIGELVRWILSTPVQFIIGRRFYTGAYKSLRHGSANMDVLIALGTNAAYFYSVYSVLRAATSPHFKGTDFFETSAMLISFILLGKYLEVLAKGKTSDAIAKLMDLAPETATLLTLDEEGNILGEEEIDGRLIQKNDVIKIIPGAKVASDGYVIWGQSHVNESMITGEARPVAKRKGDTVIGGTVNENGVLHIKATRVGSESSLAQIVRLVESAQMAKAPVQKFADRISKFFVPLVIMLSFSTWLSWFLAGKFHGYPKSWIPKSMDSFQLALQFGISVMVIACPCALGLATPTAVMVGTGVGASQGVLIKGGQALESAHKVDCIVFDKTGTLTIGKPLVVNTRLLKNMVLQEFYELVAAAEVNSEHPLAKAIVEYAKKFREDEENPAGPEAHDFASITGHGVKAIVRGREIIVGNKSLMVDQNIAVPLDAEDYLAEAEGLAQTGILVAIDGEVAGVLAVSDPLKPGAQEVITILKSMNVRSIMVTGDNWGTANSIANEVGIDTVIAESKPDQKADKVKELQASGYTVATVGDGINDSPALVAADVGMAIGAGTDIAIEAADIVLMKSNLEDVITAIDLSRKTFTRIRLNYIWALGYNVLGIPIAAGVLFPSTGFRLPPWIAGAAMAASSVSVVCCSLLLKNYKRPKELNNLEVRGIVIE; this is encoded by the exons ATGAGATCGTTAAAGATGGCGGACCGCGGTGGCAGCGATTTGTCGCCGCGGCCTCACTACCCCTCCATGCCAAAGATTCCGAAGGGTGTGGTGACGGAAGAGACCACTATGGTGGTGGGCACCGAGTCCAAGGCCGTGTTCTCAGTCATCGGCATGACCTGCTCCGCCTGCGCGGGATCGGTAGAGAAGGCTGTGAAGAGGCTACCCGGGATTCGCGAGGCGGTGGTCGACGTGCTCAACAACCGTGCCCAAGTCATGTTCTTCCCCAATTTCGTTAAC GCAGAGACTATCCGTGAGACTATTGAAGATGTTGGATTTCAAGCAACATTGATTGCTGATGAGGGAAACGAGAAGCCCACGTTGGTGTGCAGAATAAGGATCAAAGGAATGACTTGCACTTCTTGCTCTTCCACTGTTGAATCAGCTTTGCAGGCAGTTCATGGTGTACAAAAAGCCCAAGTTGCCTTAGCAACTGAAGAAGCAGATGTCCACTATGATCCAAAGATAGTGAGCTGCAATCAGCTGATGGTAGCCATTGAAGACACTGGATTCGAAGCCATACTTATTAATTCAGGTGAAGACATGAGCAAGATAGATCTTAAAGTTGACGGTGTAAGGACCAATCATTCAATGAGAATACTTGAACAGTCTCTTCAAGCACTCCCTGGGGTGCAAGGTGTAGACATACATCATGATGACAGAAAAATTTCCCTGTCTTACAAGCCAGATATGACAGGGCCCCGAAATTTCATCAATGTGATTGAAACAACTGGATCCAGGCGTTTCAGGGCAAAAATTTATCCAGGCGGTGGAGCAGGAAGAGAAAATCATAGGAAGGAGGAAATTCAGCAGTACTACAGAGTCTTTCTCTGGAGTTTGATTTTCACCATTCCAGTATTTTTAACCTCCATGGTCTTCATGTACATCCCTGGACTTAAGCCTGGCTTAGACAAGAAAGTAGTAAATATGCTCAGCATTGGGGAGCTTGTAAGGTGGATTCTGTCTACTCCGGTGCAGTTCATCATAGGCCGGAGGTTCTATACTGGGGCATACAAGTCATTGCGCCATGGTTCTGCTAATATGGATGTGTTAATTGCCTTGGGAACAAATGCAGCATATTTCTATTCAGTCTACTCCGTACTGAGAGCTGCCACCTCCCCACATTTTAAGGGTACAGATTTCTTTGAGACTAGTGCAATGCTAATCTCATTCATTCTCTTAGGGAAGTACCTAGAGGTGTTAGCTAAGGGGAAGACATCTGATGCTATTGCCAAACTGATGGATTTGGCACCTGAAACAGCCACTTTGTTGACTCTAGACGAAGAAGGAAACATTTTAGgtgaagaagaaattgatggTCGGTTGATACAAAAGAACGATGTCATCAAAATTATTCCAGGGGCGAAGGTAGCTTCGGATGGTTATGTGATATGGGGACAAAGCCATGTAAATGAGAGTATGATAACAGGAGAAGCGCGTCCAGTGGCAAAAAGGAAGGGTGATACAGTCATTGGAGGTACTGTAAATGAAAATGGTGTGTTGCATATCAAGGCAACACGGGTTGGATCAGAAAGTTCCCTCGCGCAGATTGTACGGCTTGTTGAGTCAGCTCAGATGGCAAAAGCTCCTGTTCAGAAGTTTGCTGACCGCATTTCTAAATTCTTTGTGCCACTG GTGATCATGCTTTCATTCTCTACCTGGCTTTCATGGTTTTTGGCTGGAAAATTCCATGGCTACCCAAAATCTTGGATACCGAAGTCCATGGATAGCTTTCAGCTTGCTCTCCAGTTTGGGATCTCTGTCATGGTTATTGCATGCCCTTGTGCTCTAGGCCTAGCAACTCCTACTGCTGTCATGGTTGGTACTGGAGTCGGTGCATCCCAAGGTGTACTGATCAAAGGAGGTCAAGCATTAGAAAGTGCACATAAG GTGGACTGCATTGTGTTCGACAAGACAGGGACTCTTACAATTGGGAAGCCACTGGTTGTTAACACACGACTCCTGAAAAATATGGTGCTTCAAGAATTCTATGAACTTGTTGCTGCAGCAGAG GTTAACAGTGAACACCCCTTGGCCAAGGCCATTGTTGAGTATGCCAAAAAATTcagagaagatgaagagaatCCAGCCGGGCCAGAAGCGCATGACTTTGCCTCCATTACTGGTCACGGGGTGAAGGCTATTGTTCGGGGCAGGGAAATAATTGTGGGGAACAAGAGCTTGATGGTGGACCAGAACATTGCAGTTCCACTCGATGCAGAAGACTACCTAGCAGAAGCTGAAGGGCTGGCTCAAACTGGAATTCTAGTAGCCATAGATGGAGAAGTGGCCGGAGTTCTAGCAGTATCTGATCCACTGAAACCAGGTGCTCAAGAAGTAATTACCATACTCAAGTCAATGAATGTTAGAAGCATAATGGTGACAGGTGACAATTGGGGAACTGCAAATTCTATTGCCAATGAAGTTGGTATTGATACTGTTATAGCCGAATCGAAACCTGACCAGAAAGCAGATAAAGTGAAGGAATTGCAG GCTTCAGGCTACACTGTGGCGACGGTGGGAGATGGCATCAATGACTCACCAGCACTTGTGGCGGCAGATGTAGGAATGGCAATTGGTGCTGGCACTGACATTGCAATTGAGGCAGCAGACATTGTGCTAATGAAGAGCAACTTGGAGGATGTGATAACTGCCATTGATCTTTCAAGGAAAACCTTCACCCGTATTCGTTTGAACTACATTTGGGCTTTGGGATATAATGTGCTTGGGATCCCAATAGCTGCAGGAGTTCTCTTCCCATCCACTGGATTTCGCTTACCCCCTTGGATTGCTGGAGCTGCAATGGCTGCTTCTTCTGTCAGTGTTGTTTGCTGTTCATTGTTGTTGAAGAACTATAAGAGACCCAAGGAGCTGAATAACCTTGAGGTGCGTGGAATAGTGATCGAGTGA